A genomic window from Candidatus Thorarchaeota archaeon includes:
- a CDS encoding iron ABC transporter permease, producing the protein MRKKTLFLFLSAMLLFISALAAIGMGTVQIHPVEILLILVGHSEGPASIIIWHIRLPRVIAAVFAGMGLAVAGSVMQSILMNPLGSPYTLGISQSAGFGAAFAIVVLGVGSSQSIFGNVPYLIPICAFAFSLVAVSVIILLARYRTATPEIMILSGVALGSLFTAGLAALKYFAEDVQLAAIVFWMFGDLSRVSWNELAIVASVVLPALLFILYNLWNYKALVTGDETAKSLGVNVERVRVSSLFIASLVTALIVSFTGIIGFIGLVVPHIIRKIIGGDDRFLIPASCLVGSTLLLISDTVARTIISPVVLPVGILTSFLGAPLFLYLVIKGRSYW; encoded by the coding sequence GCAATCGGAATGGGGACTGTGCAAATTCACCCGGTTGAAATACTGCTGATACTTGTTGGTCACAGTGAAGGACCGGCATCGATTATTATCTGGCATATTCGACTTCCACGGGTTATTGCAGCTGTATTTGCAGGGATGGGATTAGCAGTAGCCGGCTCCGTTATGCAGAGCATACTGATGAACCCGCTTGGTTCGCCCTATACACTGGGAATATCACAATCTGCCGGCTTCGGTGCAGCATTCGCAATCGTGGTGCTGGGAGTTGGCAGCAGCCAGTCCATATTTGGCAATGTTCCGTATCTCATTCCAATCTGTGCGTTTGCTTTTTCGCTCGTCGCGGTTTCTGTTATAATCTTGTTGGCGAGGTATAGAACCGCAACGCCCGAAATTATGATTCTCTCCGGGGTAGCTTTGGGATCTCTGTTCACAGCAGGCCTTGCAGCACTGAAGTATTTCGCAGAGGATGTACAGCTTGCAGCCATCGTATTCTGGATGTTTGGTGATTTGAGTAGAGTCTCATGGAATGAGCTTGCGATAGTAGCATCGGTTGTACTTCCAGCACTGCTATTCATTCTCTACAATCTATGGAATTACAAAGCACTGGTTACAGGAGATGAAACAGCAAAGAGTCTAGGTGTAAATGTTGAGCGAGTGAGAGTAAGCAGTCTGTTCATTGCCTCACTTGTCACTGCTCTGATAGTATCTTTTACAGGAATCATCGGTTTCATCGGTTTGGTTGTTCCCCATATAATTCGAAAGATAATCGGTGGTGACGATAGATTCTTGATACCTGCCTCTTGTCTAGTGGGTTCTACTCTGCTACTGATTTCGGATACAGTAGCTAGGACCATAATCTCACCAGTAGTCCTTCCTGTCGGTATTCTCACTTCATTTCTGGGCGCTCCGCTGTTTCTCTATCTTGTTATCAAAGGGAGGAGTTACTGGTGA
- a CDS encoding ABC transporter ATP-binding protein gives MNLAVNGLSFSYNHRSVLNDIDFRLESGELLAILGPNGSGKTTLLKCIDGILHPQSGTIAINGKRIDNYTRSDIAKIIGYVPQSNGRRFPNTVFDTILLGRKPHIQWAPTNEDLDIVSDLIEQLNLEEFTLRSINDLSGGERQKVIIGRALAQEPSILLLDEPTNNLDLKHQMAVLDLLKQQTKKGLSVIMALHDLNLALRFCNRILMLHEGNVYTEGGLDVLTPEAIEAVYDVKVSTVEYSRGVFVIPQQFNGDLDE, from the coding sequence GTGAATCTAGCTGTCAACGGATTATCATTCAGCTACAATCACAGGTCCGTACTGAATGACATTGATTTCCGTCTCGAAAGCGGCGAGCTATTAGCTATCCTAGGCCCAAATGGGTCCGGGAAGACAACGCTTCTCAAATGCATTGATGGTATCCTCCATCCTCAGAGTGGAACAATTGCTATCAACGGGAAAAGAATCGATAATTATACCAGATCCGATATTGCAAAAATCATCGGCTACGTTCCCCAGAGCAATGGGAGGAGGTTTCCCAACACAGTTTTCGACACAATACTTCTTGGAAGGAAGCCGCATATTCAATGGGCACCAACCAATGAAGATCTAGACATAGTATCCGACCTTATTGAACAGCTCAATCTCGAAGAATTCACATTGAGAAGCATTAACGACCTGAGCGGTGGGGAAAGACAAAAAGTCATAATTGGAAGGGCATTGGCTCAGGAGCCTTCAATACTCCTTCTGGATGAACCAACAAACAACTTGGATCTCAAGCATCAAATGGCAGTACTAGATCTTTTGAAACAACAAACGAAGAAAGGACTTTCAGTCATAATGGCGTTGCATGATTTGAATCTGGCCTTGAGATTCTGTAACAGAATCCTGATGCTCCACGAGGGAAATGTTTACACTGAAGGAGGGTTGGATGTGCTTACTCCTGAAGCAATCGAAGCAGTATATGATGTGAAAGTAAGTACTGTAGAGTACTCAAGAGGGGTGTTCGTTATTCCTCAGCAATTCAACGGTGACTTGGATGAGTGA